A genome region from candidate division KSB1 bacterium includes the following:
- a CDS encoding glycoside hydrolase family 9 protein — translation MMRVCNLFSLAVLILMFAISSVFSADLVRVLPVTNKILQLTFDEGHIDYFTSYEDRYNGNKIYYSALDVAAAMDTSGYQVFGHSEAGTMQPVTIGRKAKGVHFNNLYDQNEPTHLKHHWVYLELPQPMHAESTYTVSLDGFAANVNRYTLTYDYKTLRSPAIHVNQIGYVPDATKYAYLSNFMGDFSHSPHVNGALDLSEFEGKSFHIIRTEDHEIVFTGIIQFRKSKETIEFNAEKGFEHANSSLTDVWQCDFTDFDTPGRYRVAIPDMGCSYPFEIDRDIYREPFYATTRAMFYQRQGIIQEIEPGFNYPRDHRTEDGIRMYFYPELSDHGDPDTSTAMGQIKGVWGWYHDAGDWDGYPSHYRVPMTLLALYDLKPENFADGDISQTYKESAAGDWIREGENGLPDVLDEAMWLIKFYKRAKDSLIAYGYSDGGVPGYVGVDAGDGEKPSWADKRPLALKGGEMVLMTYRYAAAAGWLACCLEPADPDSVYRDSTDWRAEAIYAYDWAQNQGLDAEDDVNQAKMQAAAALYRLTADSAYQADFRQSVDRNDRFGNSSLWFNIQPWHFAATVFAMIPDDHPNLDLSLKQDCIDALIRRADVEMVNTAANRAFRYGVDENILFMLGTFSTPRIFLPAAAYEFTGEQKYLNVCYSTCDYTLGGNQMDLVKISGVGDYSEPQPFHIDSWALIDYNSMVYTNPILPGFVPYEMHRSGDWQQGNQGNIGNGWSWVGDEDFSRSTAYPHISNFPDAEARFYNRNSIAGSEWTVHQTLCQAIFAYGYLCGEQSGGTIPNQRPTVTLNLQAGITVPVDSTLNLTVQTSDDVERVEYYFSWHYMGESSNKEEQFKFEWNLSDYNVSPGSWLITVKAFDDKGKICKPEEGVSSRIQLVESSSSVDDKAGLPKSFHMGQNYPNPFNPRTTIAYELPVASDVELCVYDVSGRKIQSLVDSYKSPGRYRAIWDTQELASGVYFYQLKTDEFSDIKKCLFVK, via the coding sequence ATGATGAGAGTGTGCAATCTGTTCAGCCTGGCTGTGTTGATTTTAATGTTTGCTATCAGTTCCGTTTTTTCCGCAGATCTTGTACGTGTCTTGCCGGTTACAAACAAGATTTTACAGCTCACATTTGATGAAGGTCATATCGATTATTTCACTTCCTATGAAGATCGGTATAACGGTAATAAAATATACTATAGTGCACTTGATGTCGCGGCGGCTATGGATACATCGGGCTATCAAGTATTCGGTCATTCAGAGGCTGGTACAATGCAGCCTGTCACGATCGGCCGCAAGGCCAAAGGCGTGCACTTTAATAATCTTTACGATCAAAATGAGCCTACTCATCTCAAGCATCACTGGGTCTATTTAGAGTTGCCGCAGCCCATGCATGCAGAAAGCACATATACGGTCAGCCTGGATGGATTTGCTGCCAATGTCAACCGCTACACATTGACGTATGATTATAAGACATTGCGTTCTCCGGCCATACATGTCAATCAAATCGGTTATGTCCCGGATGCAACAAAATATGCTTATTTGTCAAATTTTATGGGTGATTTTTCTCACTCGCCGCATGTAAATGGCGCTCTCGACTTGTCCGAATTTGAAGGGAAATCGTTTCACATTATTCGAACTGAGGATCATGAAATTGTTTTCACCGGCATTATCCAGTTTCGGAAATCTAAAGAAACAATCGAATTTAATGCGGAAAAAGGCTTTGAACATGCCAACTCGAGTTTGACGGATGTCTGGCAATGCGATTTCACTGACTTTGATACGCCGGGTCGCTACCGGGTTGCGATTCCGGATATGGGCTGTTCGTATCCGTTTGAAATTGACAGGGATATTTATCGTGAGCCATTTTACGCCACAACGCGCGCCATGTTTTATCAGCGTCAGGGGATTATTCAGGAAATAGAACCGGGATTCAATTATCCGAGAGATCATCGCACCGAGGACGGTATTCGAATGTATTTTTATCCCGAGTTGTCCGACCATGGTGATCCGGATACGTCTACTGCTATGGGACAGATCAAGGGGGTATGGGGCTGGTATCATGACGCCGGTGACTGGGATGGATATCCTTCGCATTATCGCGTCCCTATGACTTTGTTGGCCTTGTATGATTTAAAGCCGGAAAACTTTGCTGATGGAGATATTTCTCAGACCTATAAGGAATCCGCCGCCGGAGACTGGATTCGTGAGGGTGAGAACGGTCTCCCGGATGTGCTGGATGAAGCGATGTGGTTGATCAAGTTTTATAAACGCGCCAAAGACAGTTTAATCGCTTACGGCTATTCGGATGGCGGCGTTCCCGGCTATGTCGGTGTGGATGCCGGTGACGGTGAAAAGCCGTCATGGGCGGACAAACGTCCGCTAGCGCTCAAAGGCGGGGAAATGGTGCTAATGACCTATCGTTACGCGGCCGCCGCCGGCTGGCTGGCCTGCTGTCTTGAACCTGCTGATCCGGATTCAGTTTACAGAGACAGCACGGATTGGCGGGCTGAAGCAATATATGCTTATGACTGGGCTCAAAATCAAGGCCTGGATGCTGAGGATGATGTGAATCAAGCAAAAATGCAAGCAGCTGCCGCCTTGTATCGGTTGACAGCGGACAGTGCGTATCAAGCTGATTTCAGACAAAGTGTGGACCGCAACGATCGGTTTGGAAATTCTTCCTTGTGGTTCAATATCCAGCCCTGGCATTTTGCCGCCACCGTGTTTGCCATGATCCCTGATGATCACCCGAATCTGGACCTGTCCCTCAAGCAGGACTGTATTGATGCCCTGATTCGACGTGCGGATGTGGAAATGGTGAATACGGCGGCAAATCGCGCCTTTCGCTACGGGGTTGATGAAAATATATTGTTTATGCTGGGCACGTTCAGCACGCCCAGAATATTCCTGCCGGCTGCTGCTTATGAATTCACCGGCGAACAGAAATATCTAAATGTCTGTTACAGCACCTGTGATTACACGCTGGGCGGCAACCAGATGGATTTGGTGAAAATATCCGGCGTCGGGGATTATTCGGAGCCGCAGCCGTTTCATATTGATTCCTGGGCACTGATTGATTATAACAGTATGGTGTATACCAATCCTATTTTGCCCGGTTTTGTACCCTATGAGATGCACAGGAGTGGTGACTGGCAGCAGGGCAATCAGGGCAACATCGGCAACGGCTGGAGCTGGGTTGGAGATGAAGACTTTTCACGCAGCACGGCTTATCCGCATATATCAAATTTTCCGGATGCGGAAGCTCGCTTTTACAACCGCAACAGCATTGCCGGAAGCGAATGGACCGTACACCAAACCTTGTGTCAGGCTATTTTTGCTTATGGTTATTTATGCGGCGAACAAAGCGGCGGAACTATTCCAAATCAGCGTCCGACGGTTACATTAAATTTGCAGGCCGGGATCACAGTGCCGGTCGACAGCACGTTGAATCTGACCGTTCAGACGTCAGATGATGTAGAGCGGGTTGAATATTATTTCAGCTGGCATTATATGGGTGAAAGCAGCAACAAAGAGGAGCAGTTTAAATTTGAATGGAATCTGAGCGACTATAACGTGAGTCCGGGCAGTTGGCTGATCACGGTCAAGGCTTTTGATGACAAGGGCAAAATATGCAAACCGGAAGAAGGTGTCAGTTCACGTATCCAACTTGTTGAAAGTAGCAGTTCCGTGGATGATAAAGCCGGATTACCGAAATCTTTTCATATGGGACAGAATTATCCCAACCCGTTCAATCCGAGAACCACAATTGCTTATGAACTTCCCGTGGCCTCGGATGTAGAGCTGTGTGTGTATGATGTGTCCGGCCGAAAAATACAATCGCTTGTCGATAGCTATAAATCGCCCGGACGCTACCGCGCCATTTGGGATACGCAGGAACTGGCATCCGGTGTTTATTTTTATCAGTTGAAAACCGACGAATTTTCTGATATCAAAAAATGTTTATTCGTTAAATGA
- a CDS encoding IS1380 family transposase codes for MQKKTDTTQPKISKIEITKDKISGRGGLLFFLRYIDQIRFYSLFENVFSFLKGSSKGLGYRQFVKQLFAWFIDGTDMSICSFDRRKNDEAYAAVLENRPEQMATSHQIKRMFRKFSFVGQMIFRSLLLEMFIWRLIIEQPKEVILFGDSVVFDNDGAKKREGSNVTYKNKKGFQPMQISWGPYVVDALFRAGDVHCNHGSDFIKSVGRLVKAIRRRYKDVPIILLTDSGFMDDQNFRFFEQRLGIHYVCAGKIYNDIKQYVNNLSYDAFRSYRQTWTFVEFANRLKSWKTFRRCIFTSQKAEENGQLLFDFAQPDSVIYTNIGRNSELDEKLINAGSGNYLKAEKIIELNHSRGRAELVHRSQKEFAGREQLPFKRFGMNRVFYYLMIISHFLFEAYKRDIPCEAVPVTAYPNTFRRIMIDFAAKIVTTGGKIILRVTQTVYDSLKILKLWSFIEEYEPAFVT; via the coding sequence ATGCAGAAAAAAACCGATACAACGCAACCTAAAATATCAAAAATTGAGATCACAAAAGATAAAATTAGCGGTCGTGGTGGTCTGTTGTTTTTTCTTAGATATATTGACCAAATTCGATTCTATTCTCTATTTGAAAACGTTTTTAGCTTTTTAAAAGGCTCTTCTAAAGGACTGGGATACCGTCAGTTTGTCAAACAGCTTTTTGCTTGGTTTATTGATGGTACGGATATGTCAATCTGTTCTTTTGATCGTCGAAAAAACGATGAAGCCTATGCTGCCGTGCTCGAAAATCGCCCGGAACAAATGGCAACATCCCATCAAATCAAAAGGATGTTTCGCAAGTTCAGTTTTGTTGGGCAAATGATATTTCGGTCTCTTTTGTTGGAGATGTTTATTTGGCGACTTATTATTGAACAACCCAAAGAAGTTATTCTTTTTGGTGACAGCGTAGTTTTCGACAATGACGGCGCTAAAAAGCGTGAAGGCTCAAATGTGACCTATAAAAATAAAAAAGGATTCCAGCCTATGCAAATTAGTTGGGGGCCTTATGTTGTTGATGCGCTGTTCCGAGCCGGAGATGTTCATTGTAATCATGGCAGCGACTTTATAAAGTCAGTGGGGCGTCTGGTCAAAGCTATTCGACGTCGCTATAAAGATGTTCCAATCATTCTGCTAACAGACAGTGGTTTTATGGATGACCAGAACTTTCGGTTCTTTGAACAACGCCTTGGTATTCATTATGTTTGTGCCGGGAAAATATATAACGATATTAAACAATATGTTAACAATCTTAGTTATGATGCTTTTCGTTCTTATAGACAGACATGGACTTTTGTCGAATTTGCTAATCGCCTCAAATCATGGAAGACATTTCGCCGTTGTATTTTTACCTCTCAGAAAGCTGAGGAAAATGGTCAACTCTTATTTGATTTTGCACAACCGGATTCAGTAATCTATACCAATATAGGCCGAAACAGTGAGCTGGATGAAAAACTAATCAATGCTGGTAGTGGCAATTATCTCAAGGCCGAAAAGATTATCGAGTTAAACCACAGTCGAGGTAGAGCTGAATTAGTACACCGATCACAGAAAGAATTTGCTGGAAGAGAACAGTTACCATTTAAGCGTTTCGGTATGAATAGAGTTTTTTACTATTTGATGATCATCAGCCATTTTCTTTTTGAAGCATATAAAAGGGACATCCCCTGTGAAGCAGTACCAGTTACCGCTTACCCCAATACCTTTCGTCGGATCATGATTGATTTTGCAGCCAAAATTGTGACAACAGGCGGAAAAATTATACTAAGGGTAACACAGACAGTCTATGATTCCCTGAAGATTTTAAAATTATGGTCATTCATTGAGGAGTATGAACCCGCATTTGTGACGTAA
- a CDS encoding tagaturonate epimerase family protein: MKIEKYSMGIGDRFGREGSAQLTAMLRAREMGISVVPVWNKSHREHQIVGTHPDQVRQEADTAVNDMNWNDSYYVDADHIGLDTVDEFIKASDFFTLDVADQIGESAGEDEIRAFVDQHSNLIGELTLPVLGTRLKITKDALERAAQTFLYAVKQAGRIYRHIQEKSRDSFVIEVSMDETASAQTPAELFLILAAIADEGIPVQTLAPRFSGRFNKGVDYVGDVQQFKTEFEQDLAVIRLAVVAFDLPDNLKLSVHSGSDKFAIYTPIREALQRFNAGLHLKTAGTTWLEELIGLAEAGGDGLKLAIEVYTQAYQRYDELAKPYAKVIDIHFDKLPSPGQVSEWDSETFATALRHNQQHANYQPDVRQLLHVAYKIAAEMGDQYLDALQTYKTVISRHVTENLLKRHIRAVFPAE, translated from the coding sequence TTGAAAATTGAAAAATATTCGATGGGAATTGGAGACCGGTTTGGCCGGGAAGGATCGGCGCAGCTTACTGCGATGTTACGTGCGCGGGAAATGGGGATTTCGGTGGTGCCGGTTTGGAACAAGTCACACCGCGAACACCAGATTGTGGGTACCCATCCGGATCAGGTTCGCCAGGAAGCGGATACCGCTGTAAATGATATGAACTGGAACGATAGCTATTATGTGGATGCCGATCATATCGGGCTGGATACCGTGGATGAATTTATCAAGGCAAGTGATTTCTTTACGCTGGACGTGGCCGATCAAATCGGTGAATCTGCTGGCGAGGACGAAATACGTGCGTTTGTGGATCAACACTCGAACCTGATAGGGGAACTGACTTTGCCGGTCCTCGGAACCCGGCTGAAAATCACCAAGGACGCTCTTGAACGGGCTGCGCAAACGTTCCTGTACGCTGTAAAACAAGCAGGACGAATTTACCGTCATATTCAGGAAAAGTCCAGAGATTCATTTGTCATTGAAGTCTCTATGGACGAGACCGCCTCTGCGCAGACACCGGCGGAACTTTTTCTTATACTGGCTGCAATAGCGGATGAGGGGATTCCGGTTCAAACACTGGCTCCGCGGTTTTCCGGCCGTTTTAATAAAGGTGTGGATTATGTGGGAGACGTACAGCAGTTCAAAACCGAGTTTGAACAGGACCTGGCGGTAATCCGTCTTGCTGTTGTGGCATTTGATTTACCGGATAATTTAAAGCTGAGTGTTCATTCAGGCAGCGATAAATTTGCCATTTACACTCCGATTCGTGAGGCCCTGCAGCGGTTTAATGCCGGATTGCATCTAAAAACCGCCGGCACGACCTGGCTGGAAGAGTTGATTGGGCTCGCGGAAGCCGGAGGTGATGGGTTGAAACTGGCTATCGAGGTTTACACTCAAGCCTATCAACGCTACGATGAACTGGCCAAACCCTATGCAAAAGTCATTGATATTCATTTCGACAAGTTGCCCAGTCCCGGTCAGGTATCAGAATGGGACTCTGAAACATTTGCAACAGCACTTCGGCACAATCAGCAGCATGCCAATTATCAGCCGGATGTGAGGCAGCTTTTGCATGTCGCTTATAAAATTGCGGCGGAAATGGGAGATCAATATCTGGATGCGCTGCAGACCTATAAAACTGTGATTTCCCGGCATGTAACCGAGAATCTGCTAAAACGTCATATTCGGGCCGTTTTTCCGGCTGAATAG
- a CDS encoding LacI family DNA-binding transcriptional regulator — MKVPITINDIARMGNCSKATVSAVLNNRPGISEPTRKRIMDLVKKYNYKPSQLARSLFTHKTQTIGLVIKEIDNPFFAKLMRGVYQICSERNYTVLLGSSELSSVHQSESIDALVRQQVEGIIISPLFGDDVNNELILDIHNDGYPVVLLNDIGLSGVPSVGIDNRKAAYQAVNYLLGKGHSRIVFLSGPDHSINAAERIKGYKQALEEARTEWQSEDVIPTGSTIEEGYKVGKRIFNQPVPYTAALCFNDMVAVGLSNALVEHNIKIPDDLSIVGFDNIKFCNSMRVPLTSVEVPAFKIGTTAAQVLFDSFDASSEIQQRYVVEAKLVERASVKSIQ, encoded by the coding sequence GTGAAAGTGCCGATTACCATCAATGATATTGCCCGTATGGGCAACTGTTCCAAAGCCACGGTATCCGCGGTGTTGAACAACCGACCGGGGATATCAGAGCCGACCCGCAAGCGCATCATGGATTTGGTGAAAAAATACAATTACAAACCCAGTCAGCTTGCCCGTTCTTTGTTCACTCATAAAACCCAAACCATTGGTTTGGTGATTAAAGAAATTGACAATCCGTTTTTTGCCAAGCTGATGCGCGGCGTGTATCAGATATGCTCTGAAAGGAATTATACGGTACTGTTGGGCAGTTCAGAACTGTCCTCCGTGCATCAGAGTGAAAGCATTGATGCTTTGGTGCGCCAACAGGTGGAAGGGATCATCATATCTCCGTTATTTGGGGATGATGTCAATAACGAATTGATTCTGGATATTCATAACGATGGTTATCCTGTGGTTCTCCTGAATGATATTGGCTTGAGCGGTGTTCCATCCGTGGGGATTGATAACCGCAAAGCCGCCTATCAGGCTGTAAACTATTTGCTGGGCAAAGGACATTCACGTATTGTATTTCTTTCCGGCCCTGATCATTCAATCAACGCGGCTGAACGTATAAAGGGGTATAAACAGGCGCTTGAGGAAGCGAGAACCGAATGGCAGTCGGAGGATGTTATTCCCACCGGATCCACAATTGAGGAGGGGTATAAAGTCGGGAAACGAATTTTCAATCAGCCTGTACCCTATACAGCCGCCTTGTGTTTCAATGATATGGTGGCGGTGGGATTGTCAAATGCCCTTGTGGAACACAATATAAAAATTCCCGATGACCTATCAATTGTAGGATTTGATAATATAAAGTTCTGCAATTCTATGCGGGTGCCCCTGACCTCGGTTGAAGTCCCTGCATTCAAGATTGGCACAACAGCAGCGCAAGTATTGTTCGATTCTTTCGATGCTTCGTCTGAGATACAACAGCGGTATGTGGTTGAGGCGAAACTCGTAGAACGGGCTTCAGTGAAATCTATACAATAA
- a CDS encoding alpha-L-rhamnosidase C-terminal domain-containing protein → MFARTACFNADVAGFYDKWLADLSADQQPKGQVPHVVPNVLSLGQEEGGSAAAGWADAALIVPWTVYLSYGDTRILEQQYESMKGWVDYMALRAGDTYFWNTDYTFGDWLAYATDRSDYPGATTSKDLITQAYFAHSTDLLIRTAKVLGRDGDVETYSALLEKIKDVFVNEFITPNGRVASNTQTAYALALAFDLVPDSLKNSAARRLAEDVRAFKHITTGFLGTPQICHVLGEYGYHDEAFMLLNRTEYPSWLYPITKNATTIWERWDGIKPDGSFQNPGMNSFNHYAYGAIGDWLYRVVAGIEIDEQQPGYKHIIIQPHPGGGLEHVKAEHHSLYGAVASEWSIEKETFTLRVKIPANTTATLLLPKTAIDQVTESGQRVADADGVIKTGQTGKRGRVQVGSGEYVFKYAY, encoded by the coding sequence GTGTTTGCGCGCACAGCCTGCTTTAATGCCGATGTCGCCGGATTTTACGACAAGTGGCTTGCGGATTTGAGCGCCGATCAGCAGCCCAAAGGCCAGGTTCCGCATGTGGTGCCGAATGTGCTGTCTTTGGGACAGGAAGAAGGCGGCTCTGCCGCTGCCGGCTGGGCCGATGCCGCGTTGATTGTGCCCTGGACGGTTTATCTCTCCTATGGTGATACCCGCATCCTCGAACAGCAGTATGAGAGTATGAAGGGCTGGGTCGATTACATGGCCCTGCGCGCCGGTGATACGTACTTTTGGAATACGGATTATACATTCGGCGACTGGCTGGCCTATGCCACCGACCGCTCCGATTATCCGGGCGCGACCACATCCAAGGACTTGATTACACAGGCTTATTTTGCGCATTCGACCGATCTTTTAATACGGACGGCAAAGGTTTTGGGTCGGGATGGAGATGTTGAAACCTATTCCGCCCTCCTCGAAAAGATCAAGGATGTATTTGTCAACGAATTTATCACCCCGAACGGGCGCGTGGCCTCCAATACCCAAACCGCCTATGCTCTGGCTCTGGCCTTTGATCTGGTGCCGGATTCCCTCAAAAACAGCGCGGCCCGGCGTCTGGCTGAGGATGTTCGCGCCTTCAAGCATATCACCACCGGATTTCTCGGCACGCCGCAGATCTGTCACGTGCTCGGCGAATACGGCTATCATGATGAAGCGTTCATGCTGCTGAATCGGACTGAATATCCCTCTTGGCTGTATCCCATTACAAAAAACGCCACCACCATCTGGGAGCGCTGGGACGGTATCAAGCCGGACGGGTCTTTTCAGAATCCGGGTATGAACTCGTTCAACCATTACGCCTATGGCGCCATTGGCGATTGGCTATACCGGGTGGTTGCCGGTATTGAGATTGATGAGCAGCAGCCCGGTTACAAGCATATCATCATTCAGCCGCATCCCGGCGGCGGATTGGAGCACGTCAAAGCCGAACATCATTCACTCTATGGAGCGGTTGCATCCGAGTGGTCTATTGAAAAGGAAACTTTTACCCTTCGGGTCAAGATTCCGGCCAATACCACAGCGACGCTGCTGTTGCCGAAAACCGCTATTGATCAGGTCACGGAAAGCGGCCAACGCGTTGCTGATGCAGACGGTGTGATCAAAACCGGGCAAACAGGAAAAAGAGGCAGGGTACAGGTGGGTTCCGGTGAGTATGTGTTCAAATATGCATACTGA
- a CDS encoding family 78 glycoside hydrolase catalytic domain, which yields MLTPGWTSYHEHIQYQTYDVTDLLQSGDNAVGAYLGDGWYRGNLGWGGNRNVYGRKLALLAEIRVQYENGDSEIIGTDDSWRCSTGPLLMSDIYNGETYDARLKRDDWAESGFDDSDWKSVTVQAFPKDNLIAPVGPPIRKIEEIKPIDILVTPAGDTVVDMGQNMVGWVRLRVQGQAGQTVTLRHAEVLDKAGNFYTENLRSADQTNCYTLNGEGVEIYEPRFTFQGFRYVAVDDYPGDLTLEAITGVVVHSDIAPTGSFECSNDMLNQLQHNIQWGLKGNFLDVPTDCPQRDDDWDGPVTRKCLRAQPALMPMSPDFTTSGLRI from the coding sequence GTGCTCACGCCCGGCTGGACCTCGTATCATGAGCATATTCAATACCAGACCTACGATGTCACTGATTTGCTGCAGTCGGGCGATAATGCGGTCGGTGCCTATCTGGGCGACGGCTGGTACCGCGGGAATCTGGGTTGGGGCGGCAACCGCAATGTCTATGGCCGAAAACTGGCGCTGCTCGCGGAAATTCGCGTGCAGTATGAAAACGGCGATTCTGAGATCATCGGCACAGACGACTCCTGGCGATGCAGTACGGGCCCGCTTCTCATGTCTGATATCTATAACGGCGAAACCTATGATGCACGCCTAAAACGGGACGACTGGGCTGAATCCGGATTTGATGACAGCGACTGGAAAAGCGTAACGGTTCAAGCGTTTCCGAAAGATAATCTAATAGCCCCGGTCGGGCCTCCGATACGTAAAATTGAAGAGATTAAACCGATCGATATCCTGGTAACACCGGCAGGTGATACGGTCGTGGATATGGGCCAGAATATGGTTGGCTGGGTGCGGCTGCGCGTGCAGGGTCAAGCCGGTCAAACGGTGACTCTGAGACATGCCGAAGTCCTGGACAAAGCCGGCAATTTTTACACCGAAAATCTGCGCTCTGCAGACCAGACCAACTGCTATACATTAAACGGAGAGGGCGTCGAAATATACGAACCCCGGTTTACCTTTCAGGGATTCCGCTATGTGGCTGTAGATGATTATCCCGGTGACCTGACTTTGGAGGCCATCACCGGGGTGGTGGTGCATTCGGATATTGCGCCGACGGGTTCATTCGAATGTTCCAACGATATGCTGAATCAGCTGCAGCACAATATTCAATGGGGGCTCAAGGGCAATTTTCTTGATGTGCCCACCGACTGCCCCCAGCGTGACGACGACTGGGATGGACCGGTGACGCGCAAGTGTTTGCGCGCACAGCCTGCTTTAATGCCGATGTCGCCGGATTTTACGACAAGTGGCTTGCGGATTTGA
- a CDS encoding sulfatase has translation MSESSRRTFLKTALSAAAAAGLYCSGEISQSRPNILFVLADDWSWVHSGITGCKAVETPNFDRVAQKGVLFNNAYCSAPSCAPSRASILAGRNGWELEEGAVLWGQFPARYPVYPDILEKHGYHVGFTGKGWAPGSIEDSGRTRNPAGKGYNDIKQRPWTEFGVTNEMYDIDYAANFKVFLNDRTADQPFCFWLGTLEPHRAYARGLGVRRGKDPDSVEVPGFLPDTPEVRSDILDYLSEVEWVDLQLGRALKTLEKNGDLDNTLIVVTSDNGMPFPRAKANLYEYGTHMPLAICWGDRIKGGRTVDDLVNLVDFAPTFLEAAGVPIPTEMTGNSLMPLLLSEKSGQIDPNRNITFTYKERHAWSNAGGLATPMRALRRDNYLLIWNMRPERWPAGHEVPEFNWDMWPFGDVDHGPAKEEVLACKYDPKNRQYYDWSFSKRPEFELYDIKQDPFQLNNLAENPDYRTQRQSLFKTLKQYLEQTNDLRLQGRGEVYERTPYYCTQGMETGGLWLEDFEQLNRKGRQQAYENARRILDENLKKLHQLTGE, from the coding sequence ATGTCTGAATCATCAAGACGTACGTTTCTGAAAACCGCATTGAGCGCAGCGGCAGCCGCCGGGCTGTACTGCTCCGGCGAAATATCACAATCAAGACCCAATATCCTGTTTGTGCTTGCCGACGACTGGTCGTGGGTGCACAGCGGCATCACCGGCTGCAAAGCCGTGGAAACCCCGAACTTTGACCGGGTGGCGCAAAAAGGTGTATTGTTCAACAACGCCTACTGCTCCGCCCCTTCCTGCGCGCCGTCGCGTGCGTCCATCCTGGCCGGACGCAACGGCTGGGAACTGGAAGAGGGCGCCGTGCTCTGGGGACAGTTTCCCGCCCGCTATCCGGTGTATCCGGATATTCTTGAAAAACACGGCTATCACGTGGGATTCACCGGCAAGGGCTGGGCGCCGGGAAGCATTGAGGACAGCGGACGCACCCGCAATCCCGCCGGCAAAGGCTACAACGACATCAAACAGCGGCCCTGGACCGAGTTCGGTGTCACCAACGAGATGTATGATATCGATTACGCCGCCAATTTCAAAGTTTTCCTGAACGACCGGACCGCGGATCAGCCGTTCTGTTTCTGGCTCGGCACCCTCGAACCGCACCGCGCCTATGCCCGCGGACTGGGCGTACGCCGCGGCAAAGACCCGGACAGTGTTGAGGTGCCGGGATTCCTGCCGGATACCCCGGAGGTACGCAGCGATATCCTCGATTACTTGTCCGAAGTCGAATGGGTGGACCTGCAATTGGGACGCGCGCTAAAGACGCTTGAGAAAAACGGCGACCTGGACAACACGCTGATCGTGGTCACCTCGGACAACGGCATGCCGTTCCCGCGCGCCAAAGCCAATCTGTACGAGTACGGCACGCATATGCCCCTGGCCATCTGTTGGGGTGACCGCATCAAAGGCGGCCGTACGGTCGATGATCTGGTGAATCTTGTTGATTTTGCCCCCACGTTTCTTGAGGCTGCCGGTGTTCCGATCCCGACAGAAATGACCGGCAACAGTCTGATGCCCTTGCTGCTGTCGGAAAAATCCGGTCAAATCGATCCAAACCGCAATATCACTTTTACCTACAAGGAACGCCACGCCTGGTCGAACGCGGGCGGACTGGCCACGCCCATGCGCGCGCTGCGGCGGGATAATTACCTTCTGATCTGGAATATGCGTCCGGAACGCTGGCCCGCCGGGCATGAAGTGCCGGAATTCAACTGGGACATGTGGCCGTTCGGCGATGTGGATCACGGTCCGGCCAAAGAAGAAGTGCTGGCCTGCAAGTATGATCCGAAAAATCGCCAGTATTACGACTGGTCATTCAGCAAACGGCCGGAGTTTGAGCTGTATGACATTAAACAGGATCCGTTCCAGCTCAACAATCTGGCTGAAAATCCCGATTACCGGACGCAGCGGCAATCGCTGTTCAAAACTTTGAAACAGTATCTGGAACAAACCAATGATCTGCGGCTGCAGGGCCGCGGCGAGGTGTATGAGCGCACGCCGTATTACTGTACCCAGGGCATGGAAACCGGCGGACTCTGGCTGGAGGATTTTGAACAGCTGAACCGCAAAGGGCGCCAGCAGGCTTATGAAAATGCGCGTCGGATTTTAGACGAAAACCTGAAAAAACTGCATCAGCTCACCGGCGAATAA